A window from Fragaria vesca subsp. vesca linkage group LG5, FraVesHawaii_1.0, whole genome shotgun sequence encodes these proteins:
- the LOC101299873 gene encoding chemocyanin-like: MAQARVSARINVMLLVFCVLIHYKIASATTYTVGDAAGWTFGIQSWPTGKQFHAGDILVFKYNKNVHNVIVTDENGFKACNTATGQKFISGNDQIKLKKGQNYFICSTPGHCAGGMKMAISAA; encoded by the exons ATGGCTCAAGCTAGAGTCAGTGCAAGAATTAATGTGATGTTGTTAGTGTTTTGTGTGTTGATTCACTACAAGATTGCTAGTGCGACTACCTACACTGTTGGAGATGCAGCAGGATGGACATTTGGAATACAAAGTTGGCCAACAGGGAAGCAATTTCATGCTGGAGATATTTTAG TTTTCAAGTACAACAAGAATGTACATAATGTAATTGTGACTGATGAAAATGGATTCAAGGCATGCAATACTGCAACAGGTCAAAAATTTATATCAGGCAATGATCAGATCAAACTTAAAAAAGGACAAAACTATTTCATCTGCAGTACTCCTGGGCATTGTGCTGGTGGAATGAAAATGGCAATATCTGCTGCATAG